The genomic DNA GGAGATCACAACCTCATCAGGGAAGCATTAATAGCCGGAGGTTTGGCTAAGTTCAGGAACTGGGATGAATTGATAAGCTTGATAAGAAGCCTCAAGACCTCGAAAAGGCCAGTGTACATAGGCTTTGACACGAACACCCTGTACTTCAGGGTTCCTTCAAAGATATTAGAAGACCCAAGGTTCAAGGAGGAGGGCAACCTAATAGTTGACTTCGTGTACTCTGATGAAGTTGCGGAGGAAGTTGGAAGGCGACTAAATGATAAACTCCCCTATGGGAGGGAGTACGGGGAGTTCTCAAACCAACCAACTCCAAGGGCGAGGCTGGCCATGATAGGGAGTGTAGAGCTAGAAAAGATAAAGATGCTTGGAGCTGAAAGAGCAAAGTCTAGGGAGGTCGCTGTTGGAGACACAAAGATAGCCCTAGACTACAAGGTTTTCGCTGAGGAAAAGGATGCAAACGTTGTAGTAGTTACGACCGACGATACAGCGTACTCCGAGATGAACGCCTATTCCGGGACTGGCTTAATACCCTTTAAGCTCGAGTGGGAGTTCTCCTTCGGCTCAACGCTGGAAGGAACATGGGAAGAGCTCAGGGACAGCATATACACCCTGGCCGCTCTGTTGGGAGAGATGAAGATTGGAAAGTACTCGATCCTGGGAATCTGGAGAGGCAAGAGTCATGGAGACTGGAAGGACGAAGTTGTTAGGGTAAGGAATTTCGAGTACTCGAGGATATTGGAGGTGTTAAGGTGAAGGACATCATTGCCAGGATTTTATCCCTCTCCAAGCTAAACTTATATCGAGCTAACGAAGAGGCGACCAAACAGCATCTAATCCTTCCGCTATTGCAGAGTTTAGGCTGGGATGTATTCAGTCCAGATGAAGTTGTGCCAGAGGTAAACACGGGAGGAAGAGGGAGGGTAGACTACGCACTTTACATAGACTCAACACCAGTTGCTTACATTGAGGCTAAAAGTTTGGGAGTGGATGTGTTGAGGGACAGAAACGCCCTTACTCAACTCGGTCACTACTGCTTTGTTGATGGAGTTGGTGTTGGAATTCTCACTAATGGTATCCAATGGGTGGCAATTAGTGCCTTTGAGGTGGGGAAGAGAATAGATGACAGGACAAAGATCAGAATTGACCTAAGGGTGGCTAAGATAGACGAGATCATTGAGAGACTTTCATGGTTTTCTAAGGACAAAATCAGAGACATTCCCAAAATAGAGGGTATTATAGAGGTAGTTAATAGGAGGGAAAACTTGAGAAAGGAGGAATACAGTTATCCACCTTCTTCCGAATATAGAACGATATACGTCACAGGTACAAAAGTTGATACCCCAGATGCACCAACCATTAACGAGTTAATACACGTTGATTTAAGGGGAAGGAAGCCAACTAGTCTATACGTCAAAATCGGGAACAAATGGTGGAAAATAGAAATAGTAGGAGGAGAGAATTGGAGAAGACCACCAAAGATAGCATGGAGCACCATACTTCCCGCCGTAGTTGTGTTTCTCTTGGAGCATGGATACACCCCAGAGGACGTAAGGATACCATCGAAAGTCGATTACCTAGACAGGCTGACGAGGAGCTTAGCCAAGGTTCAGGTATACAATGATTTTGGCACTATAATGCCAAGTGACGGGAACGCCACCCTAAGGTTACTTCAAGAGATAAAGAGAAAAACAGGAGTTGATATAGCGATAGAGATAGATTAGCTTATGCGATAGGCTTCAATATTAACCCCCTTAAATACCCAACTGAGCTTTTCCCCTTCCCTCATCCTCACGTAGAACCTCTTCCACGGCCTAACGAGCTCGAAAGTGTCAAGATCCCTGGGGGTCAGGGTGAAGATGTTCCTCGAGGCTATCATTATCAGCTTTTCTTTAGCCCTGCTCGCTGCAACATTAAGCCTGTTTGGATCGTAGAGGAAGTCCATGACCTTTGAAAGATAGGCCGGATCGCTCGAGGTCATTGAGACTATTATAACGTCCTTCTCCCCGCCCTGGAACCTCTCAACTGTATCAACCTGCACGTCAACCTTAGACCTTATCAGCCTCTTCTGGGCCCTGTAGGGAACGACGACTCCCACACCAACACCTTCCAAGGCGTTAACGATATTCTCCACGAGGGAAGCCTCAAGCTCGTTGACCTTCGTAGATTCTCCCTCCTCATGAACAATCAAGACTACAGGATAATTGGGATCAAGCACAAAGCCCAAGAACTCATCCTTTCCAGCCCTTCTTAATGCATCTAAAACCTCCTTCTTAGGCTTCTTTGCGCTCCTGAGGTCTATCCCATCGAAGGAGTAGAATAATTCAGTGTGCAATCTGGCTAAAGTTTGAGGTAGTCTGTAGGTTTCCCTAAGCCTGTACATCGGCAAAAGCTCATCTTTCTTCCCGTTCAGCTTTGGCGGATCCCTACCCAAGATCCTCTTGAACCTCTTAAGCTCCCTCTCGTCGAGCTCTCCCCTGAGGAACCTCACGAAGTTTAAGGCAGAGAGAAAGGGGAGATGTCTCTCTATTGTCTTCCTGTCCTCGAGCTCCCACTCGTGAACCTGTATCGGCTGCATCTGCCTGTGATCACCAACGAGGAGGACTTGACCTTTAGCTTTAGAGGTGGCAAGGAGGAACATGGGGAGATCCATCATGCTGGCCTCATCCACAACAACCAAATCAACGCCCTTAACGTTCTTGAGCAGCCTATGGGCGGTTTGGGGGGTTGCGAAGAGAATCTCAACCCTTCCACCGCCGAAGAGGCTCAGCTGACCGGACGTGAATCTTATTTCTTTGAACACGTAATCAACTTCCACGCCAAGGTCTTTCCTTATGACCTCGATTGCCTCCTCCCCCGAAACTCCCCTGAGCAGGCGGACATCATTTAATAAGGGGAACTTATCCTTCAGATCCTGAATCAGCTTATAGGTTCTTAGGAGAACTTCGTTTACGGCCCTATGGGAAAGGCCGGTAACTAGGAAGAGAGCGCTCCTTCCCTTCTTGAGCGTGGCATAGGCCCTCGCGAGTATGGCGGGGGCTAAGGCTCCAGAGGTCTTACCCGTCCCAGGGGGTCCCTGGAGTGTTACTAACCTATGCCTTACGTCTGAAGCGAAGGCTCTCTGCTCATCGTTCAGGTACTCAATGTTTGCCAAGAACTCCTTAACTAGACCTTCATCCCACAGATCAACGGTAACGTTGACTTCAGCATTATCCTCGTACAGGTTCCTAAGCAAATCGTAGATCACATGATTATTGATGTTCTTAAGGATATCATAGGCCTTAGACATGCCTATGTCATCGATTGCGGGATCTAAGACCAAGTAGTCTCCGGCCCTCACTTTTATACCGTTAATTATCACCTCGCCGTTCCTACACCTATAGCTAAAGTGAGGAAACGTGAACTTCATGTTGCCAACTGATATCAGCTTTATCACGATGTCCCCATGCTTATGATTTATAGCCTCGACTATTCCAAGAGGCATTCTCTTGATTATCTTAGCTGGGTCATCATCACCTAAGCCATTAAGGGGAGTCACGACAACCCAGGAATCTTCATCTATATCGACCAACACCTCATCTGGCGAGTACTTCACAAATCCCTTTTCCCCAGGGATAACCAGTTGACCCCAGACCCTGCACTCTTTACCCTTCTCAACCTTAGTTACCTTGACTATAGCAGTCTTCTCGGAATACGCCCTGACGTCAAGGGGTAGCCTGTAGTACTTCTCAAGAATTCCCTTCCTTGAGTGAAACTCAAGGAGGAGGTACTCCATAAGAACCTTGGCCAAAGAACCATCCTCTATGTCAAAGTTCTCCAACTCGTCCCTCTTAATAGGCTGTTTCTTCACGAACCCGTCCTTGTACCTCTCATCTATCGCCTCTTCTATCGTTGCCATGGCCTCAACTACCTGCCCCAGGATGTCGCGAAGGCCCGAGGCTATCTCATCGCTATTGGAGTTGCTCATCTCAACGAGGGCCTTCCAGAACGGCGTGAACGGGAGCTCAGCATCGTCCCTATTTATTACGGGATAGAGGGGATCCCTGAGCGGATCCCACCTAGTAACGCTCTCCAGCTTTCCCAAGTAAAGCTTTCCATCACTCTTCCACGCTAAGATCTTAAAAACGTCCTCGAAGAGCTCATTATCCCTCCATTTGTAGCCGAACTGAATTGATACGGGAATTATTCCAAGGCCCTGGGCAAAGGGAAGGGCATGCCTCTCTATGAGCTCGTCCGTTAGAATGGAAAAGCCCTCCCAGTCTATTGCTCTTCTCAAGCTTAGGATTGCCCTTATAGGCTTGCTCCACCAAAGGTCGGGATGCCTCCTCAGGGCATCAACTAGGCTCTCCCTCTGGCCCCTCGTGTAGAAGTAAAG from Pyrococcus kukulkanii includes the following:
- a CDS encoding type I restriction endonuclease; the protein is MKDIIARILSLSKLNLYRANEEATKQHLILPLLQSLGWDVFSPDEVVPEVNTGGRGRVDYALYIDSTPVAYIEAKSLGVDVLRDRNALTQLGHYCFVDGVGVGILTNGIQWVAISAFEVGKRIDDRTKIRIDLRVAKIDEIIERLSWFSKDKIRDIPKIEGIIEVVNRRENLRKEEYSYPPSSEYRTIYVTGTKVDTPDAPTINELIHVDLRGRKPTSLYVKIGNKWWKIEIVGGENWRRPPKIAWSTILPAVVVFLLEHGYTPEDVRIPSKVDYLDRLTRSLAKVQVYNDFGTIMPSDGNATLRLLQEIKRKTGVDIAIEID
- a CDS encoding bifunctional RecB family nuclease/DEAD/DEAH box helicase — encoded protein: MIELHPSEIARFFELDHCPRFMILLQKRKKGELKGYEEIIRRKETEDRELAKWGEEFELQILRSLQGRSEDIYGFFRKGDYGRTRKWFEKHNSMGIIEFENEDDAVDALLEILGSHERVLVYQAPLTGEIGKFRIKGRADFIAKLGDKYYLLETKFTKEEKLSHRVQAVIYSMLLSKLVDGEIYLSVVTRDNVPWPTNFLKFPDDVLEFVFTIEDTLSRDFREVEPWITVRCTTCQFEALCLSQALSTGDLGLLGVAPGEKRVFVENGIRDIQDLANLFSFPSNSPVDFREPKVRNRDAVKEIARRTGLNIVRLSRIAQAVLAERSGRVERLYIPGSGYNLPKTRGEYYQDLVKVFMYVQKSPITETLVGISALVKGSRGKRIIAKIVEGAPIEVQTGLGEEEKMLGKFFRELIDAIKDLSSSEDIYLHLYFYTRGQRESLVDALRRHPDLWWSKPIRAILSLRRAIDWEGFSILTDELIERHALPFAQGLGIIPVSIQFGYKWRDNELFEDVFKILAWKSDGKLYLGKLESVTRWDPLRDPLYPVINRDDAELPFTPFWKALVEMSNSNSDEIASGLRDILGQVVEAMATIEEAIDERYKDGFVKKQPIKRDELENFDIEDGSLAKVLMEYLLLEFHSRKGILEKYYRLPLDVRAYSEKTAIVKVTKVEKGKECRVWGQLVIPGEKGFVKYSPDEVLVDIDEDSWVVVTPLNGLGDDDPAKIIKRMPLGIVEAINHKHGDIVIKLISVGNMKFTFPHFSYRCRNGEVIINGIKVRAGDYLVLDPAIDDIGMSKAYDILKNINNHVIYDLLRNLYEDNAEVNVTVDLWDEGLVKEFLANIEYLNDEQRAFASDVRHRLVTLQGPPGTGKTSGALAPAILARAYATLKKGRSALFLVTGLSHRAVNEVLLRTYKLIQDLKDKFPLLNDVRLLRGVSGEEAIEVIRKDLGVEVDYVFKEIRFTSGQLSLFGGGRVEILFATPQTAHRLLKNVKGVDLVVVDEASMMDLPMFLLATSKAKGQVLLVGDHRQMQPIQVHEWELEDRKTIERHLPFLSALNFVRFLRGELDERELKRFKRILGRDPPKLNGKKDELLPMYRLRETYRLPQTLARLHTELFYSFDGIDLRSAKKPKKEVLDALRRAGKDEFLGFVLDPNYPVVLIVHEEGESTKVNELEASLVENIVNALEGVGVGVVVPYRAQKRLIRSKVDVQVDTVERFQGGEKDVIIVSMTSSDPAYLSKVMDFLYDPNRLNVAASRAKEKLIMIASRNIFTLTPRDLDTFELVRPWKRFYVRMREGEKLSWVFKGVNIEAYRIS